TAGATCAACATCGCTTTCTTGTACTTTTGTCTCAGCAATTACCAACTTCCACGCTTTAACTACATATAATACACCAGAGAAAACACTAAAACCAAGAGCTAACATTAAAGGTATATTCACAACTCATCATAACCCTCAAGTTATCGCATCCAAAGATATTCCAGAAACATAATTAATAACAAATAGGTCAAGAGATGGTCAAACAATGTTTAAAATCAATATAAATACTATTGCTGACGATAAAATTATAGTTTTAATTTTACCTCAAATCGATGCGGCAACATCGATTTTGTGTTCTTTCATAACAACACGACATCCATCGACAATTAAATCTCTCACAATCAGCAAGGCAACAAGTAAATAAGAAACATAACCGCTTGAAATCACTGCTATAAATATTAAAGTAACAGTTGTAATCATTTTATCAGCGATTGGATCTCATAGTTTACCAAATGGGGTTATGGTTTTATTTTTGCGAGCGAAATAACCATCCAAGAAATCAGTTATCATTGCACCACCAAAAATTAACAGTACAAATACAATTAAAATTCTTGGAGCTATAAGCGTTGGTGATACTTGCAAACTAAAACGTGATAAAACAACATATAATGCTGTTACTAATAAAAGCGGTATAAGTAAAATCATTCTAGTTAATGTCAACTTATTTGCAAGATTAAGATTTTTTATTGAATGCATTATTATAAAACTCCTCTATTTCTTCTTTTACTTCAGTAATTAAGTCTTTTTTATTGTCTTGATCAATTAAGAAATACTCATCTTCAATAAATTTCAACGAATTTTTTTCATTTTTTCATAAAGTTGAGCGTCGATCCCGCAGTATTGCATAGTGTTTCATCAATGTTTTATTGCCTGTATATGTAGAAACATAATCTTTAAATTCCTTTTCTTGTTGATATTGCAATAAAAAATCACGTGCAGTATCAACAACTTGGCTCATTTTAAATGACCCTATGCTAGGTTCAAAGCTATCTAAGACTTCTTGGTTTTTGACAACTAATAATTGCAACATAATCACGGTAGCTTCTTTTCTTTCCTGAGCTAAGGCTTTAAAAGCAATTTCTTGCATTCTTCTTTTCTTTTTAGCAATTCTATCTTTAATGGCTGAAAATACAATAAACCCAATTAAAAGAACCACTACAACGCCGAAAATAATTCACATTATCATAATTTTTAAGACCTCCTTAATTACATAAATATTTAAATATTATATATTATAAAACTTGAATTTTATTTGATTTATATTTTAATAGTAATTTATATAATTAACATTATGAAAATAAAAAAAATTAAATTTATCACATTAACACCAGCAATCCTATCTCCAATTTTATTTACAGCAAGTTGCAACAACGATAATCGCGATTCAAGCGTAATTTACCACGAATATGAAAATGCATTTAAAAAATCATTTAATCTTAGCTTAGAACAATATGGCGAAAAAAATGACAAAATCACAACTGCAAAAGCAGAGGTTCTTGATTACTATTTTTTAGATTATCTATTGCTTTATAGAGATATTGAAGATAAAAATTCATTACATGCCCAAGAATTAAATCAGCATATATATAATACTATGGAAATAGCCAATAAAATTATAGAAACTAATCAAAATACTGAAAAATATACTGAAGATCTGAACAAATTTAATAAAATTGTTGCTCAAATAGAAAATCAAATTGAGCAACTACCAAACTTACTTGAACCACTTAAAATTTTTGCTTTATCATGACTTAACCACTACAAATACCTGGGACAAAAAGCAAGCGAATCAAAATCAGCAGATGCTTTTAGCTTTGTTTTAGCTGACCTAGCTAATTTATTTGAATTCTTAACTGATAAAGATTTAAATCAAAAATGGACACAAATATTCAATAAATACCCTACAACCAACGAGCTAGTAAAAGAATTTGATAAGGATTCTCTTGCTATCCAAAACAAACTAGCAACAATAAATCCATACACAAATTATTGACTAATTTCTGAATATAAGTTATTTATTGAGAATGCAAAAAAACTCAATCCGTTTTTAAATGAAATTTATAGCAAAACAAAACGGGCATTTGTATTTTATAATTACTTTCATCAACAATGGTTTTTTTATCTTTCAGATATAGCTCGCCAAAATAAATTAGCTAAAAACACACAAATGATCAGTGAAAATCAAGTTGATGACTGAATTAATAAACTTTATTTTGTCAAAAAGAATTACTATTCAAAAGTTTATGCAGCATATAAAAATTTTACTAATTTTATTTTTTCAATAGGACCTCAACCCGCATCTATTAACCAACTTAAAAAGCTTGGACTTCTGGATGAATTAACAGATTGAACTATAAGAATTACCAGCACAAATAATAAGTTCATAAGTTGAAAAAATAAACTGAATAAAAAACAACTTATTAGTAAAAATGATAATATGAGAAATGAACTTCAATACCAAGTACAATTAGATTTTGAAAAAATTATTTATCAAATAACATATCAGAACTTATCGCGTAATTACAAAAAAGAATAAAATACCGCTAAAAGTAGCATTTAGCAGGTGTTTTTCTTCATTTTTTAATTGGAATTATTTCTATATCAGGTGGTTGCCAAAATCTTAAATTCCGTTATAAATAGTATAATTTAATTGCTAATACAAAAACGTAGGGTTTATATTTTTGTAGCGTGTTCATATATTGCAATAAGGATTTTTTGAGAGGAAAATTAAAATTAATGAAAAAGAATAAAATAATACTTCCATTTATGTCGTTGGCAGGTGTGACGACAATGACTGCCCCACTTATTGCTGCATCTTGTGGTAAACAAGAAGAAAATACAGTAAAAGTTGGTGTTACATTTTCACAGGGAAAAGAACAATGAAACGCACTTGAGGGCGTGATTAATAAATACAACGAAAAAGTTGCAGAAGAAAAAATCAAAGCAAAACAAGAGATTAAAACTCTTAAAACACGACTAGAGACTGAAAAAGATAAAGCAAAAAAAGAAGAACTAAAAAAACAAATTGATGAAAATCAAAATAAAATTGATAACGTCT
The Mycoplasmopsis californica genome window above contains:
- a CDS encoding MHJ_0274 family protein, encoding MIMWIIFGVVVVLLIGFIVFSAIKDRIAKKKRRMQEIAFKALAQERKEATVIMLQLLVVKNQEVLDSFEPSIGSFKMSQVVDTARDFLLQYQQEKEFKDYVSTYTGNKTLMKHYAILRDRRSTLWKNEKNSLKFIEDEYFLIDQDNKKDLITEVKEEIEEFYNNAFNKKS
- the pgsA gene encoding CDP-diacylglycerol--glycerol-3-phosphate 3-phosphatidyltransferase, whose translation is MHSIKNLNLANKLTLTRMILLIPLLLVTALYVVLSRFSLQVSPTLIAPRILIVFVLLIFGGAMITDFLDGYFARKNKTITPFGKLWDPIADKMITTVTLIFIAVISSGYVSYLLVALLIVRDLIVDGCRVVMKEHKIDVAASIWGKIKTIILSSAIVFILILNIVWPSLDLFVINYVSGISLDAITWGLWWVVNIPLMLALGFSVFSGVLYVVKAWKLVIAETKVQESDVDLSNEDKALKPAPTQFGSKNDPDFKEDINIKSLDMQENNSDMKPKNINIEDTSEYSDNSVGRFNLD